In Thermodesulfobacteriota bacterium, the sequence TTCGTCGGCGGTCACCCCATCGCCGGAACGGAGAACTCGGGCTTTCCCGCGGCCGATCCTTCGCTGTTCCGCGGGAAGTCGTTCATCGCCACCCCGACCCGCAGGACGGACGAGGACGCCCTCCGCAAGGTGGAGCGGATCTGGCGGCTCGCCGGCTCGAAGGTCGCGCTGCGGATGGACCCGAAAATCCACGACCACGTCTTCGCGTACGTCTCCCATCTGCCCCACGTGGTGGCGTACGCCCTCGTCCATTCGGTGGCCACGCTGCCGTCGCGCGTCCCGCTGGGATACTCCGCGGGCGGCTTCCGGGACTTCACCCGGATCGCCTCGAGCAACCCGGAGATGTGGAAGGACATCGTCCTGCAGAACCGGGCGGAGGTCCTGCGCGCCATCGCCCACTACCGGAAGAGCCTCGA encodes:
- a CDS encoding prephenate dehydrogenase; amino-acid sequence: MPRERLGILGLGLIGGSLALALKGKRGAPDVWGCDRNRGHVRMALEAGAISRGCTREELAACDVVVVCIPVGATLAAVRFLGERLRPGSILTDAGSVKSDIVREGERSARRGVRFVGGHPIAGTENSGFPAADPSLFRGKSFIATPTRRTDEDALRKVERIWRLAGSKVALRMDPKIHDHVFAYVSHLPHVVAYALVHSVATLPSRVPLGYSAGGFRDFTRIASSNPEMWKDIVLQNRAEVLRAIAHYRKSL